In Halobacterium noricense, the genomic stretch CTTGACGCGGAGGTCTCCGTGACGGGCTGCACCGTCCACGTCGTGACGAACGCCGTCGCCGACGACGGCAGCGTCCGCACCGAGGACGTCGACGCCGGCCCCGTCGTCACCCAGGAGCCGGTCCCCGTCTACGCGGACGACGACACGAGCGACCTCAAGGAGCGCGTGCTCTACGACGCCGAGTTCGAGGCGTACCCGCGCGCCGTCCGCTGGGCCGCGAACGGCGACCTCGACGTCACCGACGACGGCGTCACCGTCGACGCGGACACGGGCGGCGACTTCCCGGTGCGCCGGCTCGTGAGCAACGACCGCGACAGCGACCTGCGCTACGGCGAGAACCCCCACCAGGACGCCGCGCTCTACCGCGACGACACCTGCGAGGAGGCCAGCGTCGTCCACGCCGACCAGCGCAACGAGGGCGCGAAGGCGCTCTCGTACAACAACTACAACGACGCCGACGGCGCGCTCAACCTCATCAAGGAGTTCGACGAGCCGGCGGCTGCCGTCATCAAGCATACTAACCCTGCGGGGGCCGCGGTCGCGGACACGCTCGCCGAAGCCTACGCCGACGCGCTCGCCACCGACGCCAAGAGCGCGTTCGGCGGCATCGTCGCCCTCAACCGCGAGTGCGACGAGGAGACCGCCGAACTCGTCGTCGACTCGTTCAAGGAGGTCGTCGTCGCGCCCGGCTACACCGACGCCGCGCTCGACGTGCTCACCGCCAAGGACAACCTCCGCGTGCTCGAAACCGGCCCGCTCGGCGAGGTTTCGGAGACGCTCACGGAGAAGCCGCTGGTCGGCGGCCGCCTCGTGCAGGAGCGCGACCTCTGGGCCCCCGACCGCGACGACCTCGAAGTCGTCACGGAGCGCGAGCCCACCGACGACGAAGTCGAGACGATGCTGTTCGCGTGGCGCGTGCTCAAACACGTCAAGTCCAACGGCATCCTCTTCGCGGACGGCACCGAGACGGTCGGACTCGGCGTCGGGCAGGTCTCCCGCGTGGACGCCGTCGAACTCGCCGCAAAGAAGGCTGAACGCGACGCCGACGGCAAGAGCGCTGAGGGTTCCGTGATGGCTTCCGACGCGTTCTTCCCGTTCCCGGACGGCATCGAGGCCGCCGCCGACGCGGGCGTCGAAGCCGTCATCCAGCCCGGCGGCTCCGTCAACGACGAGGACGTCATCGAGGAAGCCGACGAGCACGGGATGGCGATGGTGTTCACCGGGCACCGCACCTTCAGACACGACTGACCAGTCTCGTTTTCGAAGGAGAGTGGAGCGCCAGCGGGCTGACACAGGTGAGAGGGGATTGGAGGTGGGGGGTTCCGCGGGCCGGTGGCGCTCCAGTTGGGTCGTCGCCTGCCGGTACCAAGTTCGTTCTGGAGAGTCAAACGGCGCTTTGAGAGATGCCCCAGTCCCGGGTCCGACAGCCTAAAGCGGGCCGCCGCGCTCGATTCAGGTATGCGATACGACGAGGCGGCGAACTTCCTGCTGAACCTCCGCCGCTACCGACCCAAGCCCGGGACGGACTCGACGGCGGACCTGCTGGCCGCGCTCGACGACCCCCACGAGGGCCCGCAGTACGTGCAGGTCGCGGGGTCGAACGGGAAGGGGTCGACGGCACGGCTGCTCGAATCCGTGCTCCGGGAGACCGGCCTCGACGTCGGCCTGTACACGTCCCCGCACCTCGACGACGTGCGCGAGCGCGTCACCGTCGACGGCCGCCGGCTGTCGGAGGCGGCGCTGGCGGAGTTCGTGGAGGAAGCCCGGCCGCGCGTGAACGAGCGCGCCGCGAACGGGAACGCGCCGACGTTCTTCGAGGTCGTGACGGCGATGGCGCTGTGGCAGTTCGGCCGCGAGGACGTCGACGTCGCCGTCCTCGAAGTCGGCATCGGCGGGCGCTTCGACGCGACCAGCGTCGTGACCCCGGTGGCGAGCGCGGTGACGTCGGTGAGCCTCGAACACACGAGCGTGCTCGGGGACACCGTCGAGGAAATCGCCCGCGACAAGGCCCACGTCGCGCCCGAATCGAACCCACTCGTGACGGCGACGACCGGCAACGCCCTCGCCGCAGTCCGGGACCACGCGGGTGACGTCGTGACCGTCGGCGAGGACGGCGACGTGCGCGCGACCTACGAGGGCCGCACGAACCACACCGAAGCCGAAGTTTCGCTGGCCGGCGCGGATTGGGCCGTGGACGCCCAAATTCCGCTGCTCGGCTCGTTCCAGGCAGCGAACGCGGGCGTCGCCGCGACGCTCGCGAGACAGGTCGCGGACGTGGACGAGGACACCCTCGAACGCGGCCTGCGGAAGGCGTACTGGCCGGGGCGCTTCGAGGTGATGAGCGCGGCCCCGGTGACCGTGCTGGACGGCGCGCACAATCCGGCGGCGTGCGAGGCGCTCGCCGGGACGCTCGCGGAGTTCGACTACGAGAACCTCCACTGCGTGTTCGGCGCGATGCACGACAA encodes the following:
- the purH gene encoding bifunctional phosphoribosylaminoimidazolecarboxamide formyltransferase/IMP cyclohydrolase, coding for MTNVAGLASNRGRNLLHIDDLRPGGADLAVVLADDADAPVLDAADARDIPTEVVEHREDESRRNHEQRVVDALEEYDVDLVCLDGYMRVLSAVFLDATPLTLNVHPSLLPSFPGTDAHEQVLDAEVSVTGCTVHVVTNAVADDGSVRTEDVDAGPVVTQEPVPVYADDDTSDLKERVLYDAEFEAYPRAVRWAANGDLDVTDDGVTVDADTGGDFPVRRLVSNDRDSDLRYGENPHQDAALYRDDTCEEASVVHADQRNEGAKALSYNNYNDADGALNLIKEFDEPAAAVIKHTNPAGAAVADTLAEAYADALATDAKSAFGGIVALNRECDEETAELVVDSFKEVVVAPGYTDAALDVLTAKDNLRVLETGPLGEVSETLTEKPLVGGRLVQERDLWAPDRDDLEVVTEREPTDDEVETMLFAWRVLKHVKSNGILFADGTETVGLGVGQVSRVDAVELAAKKAERDADGKSAEGSVMASDAFFPFPDGIEAAADAGVEAVIQPGGSVNDEDVIEEADEHGMAMVFTGHRTFRHD